In the Elioraea tepida genome, one interval contains:
- the sdhC gene encoding succinate dehydrogenase, cytochrome b556 subunit, whose translation MDSRDALMTGTTSDGRLVRRPLSPHLQVYRPQITSVLSISHRFSGIALAVGTFLLVSWLLAAADGPDAFADAQAFLGSFLGRLMLFGWTLALFYHFCNGIRHLAWDLGHGYDLESVTRSGWFTVGAAIGLTLLAWVLGYAVMG comes from the coding sequence ATGGACTCCCGCGACGCCCTGATGACGGGCACGACAAGCGACGGCAGATTGGTCCGCCGCCCGCTCAGCCCGCATCTGCAGGTCTACCGGCCGCAGATCACCTCCGTCCTCTCGATCAGCCATCGCTTTAGCGGCATTGCGCTCGCCGTCGGCACCTTCCTGCTCGTGTCCTGGCTGCTTGCCGCCGCCGATGGTCCTGACGCCTTCGCCGACGCCCAGGCCTTCCTGGGCTCGTTCCTCGGCCGGCTGATGCTGTTCGGCTGGACGCTCGCCCTCTTCTACCACTTCTGCAACGGGATCCGGCACCTCGCCTGGGACCTCGGCCACGGCTACGACCTCGAGAGCGTGACACGCTCGGGCTGGTTCACGGTTGGGGCGGCGATCGGGCTTACCCTGCTCGCCTGGGTGCTCGGCTACGCGGTGATGGGCTGA
- the sdhD gene encoding succinate dehydrogenase, hydrophobic membrane anchor protein has translation MANQAKATRTMLRSGLGRARGLGAAKEGVRHWWVQRLTAAALVPLTLWFIASLILLAGADHATVSAWIARPLNTVLLILLVGASFWHASLGLQVVIEDYIRSEGRRLAVLLAVKAVLLIGALMGILAVLRVAL, from the coding sequence ATGGCGAACCAGGCGAAGGCCACCCGGACGATGCTGCGCAGCGGCTTGGGCCGCGCGCGGGGCTTAGGCGCGGCGAAGGAGGGCGTGCGGCACTGGTGGGTGCAGCGTCTGACCGCCGCAGCCCTCGTGCCTCTGACGCTGTGGTTCATCGCCTCTCTGATCCTGCTCGCAGGAGCGGATCACGCCACCGTCTCGGCCTGGATCGCCCGGCCGCTGAACACGGTTCTGCTGATCCTGCTCGTCGGCGCCTCGTTTTGGCACGCGTCCTTGGGCTTGCAGGTCGTGATCGAGGACTACATCCGCAGTGAGGGGCGGCGTCTTGCCGTCCTGCTCGCGGTGAAGGCCGTGCTGCTCATCGGCGCCTTGATGGGCATCCTCGCGGTGCTGCGCGTCGCGCTCTGA